One Leeia speluncae genomic window, CCCCTTCTTGGATTTCTTCTTCTGTTTCGCCCACAAAGGTATGCATCAACATCATGATTTGTGGACGAGGTACATCAGGGTTCATTTCGCAAGCGGTACGGAATTTCTCCATTAAGCTTTTTACTTCTTCATCACCACTGGCGAGCGAAGTCACTTGTACATTACAGCCATTGCTTACCGCATATTGGTGAGAGTTAGGGTCACGCGCCGCTACCCAAATTGGTGGGTATGGCTGCTGAATTGGACGTGGCACCGCGGTAGAGGTCGGGAACTGCCAGAATTCGCCATCGTGTGCATAGTCACCTGCAAACAAACCTTGCAGAGCAGGGATCATTTCGCGCAATCTTGCGCCCGCACTCATCGCATCTAGGCCAGGGAAAAGACGTTCATATTCAAAGCCATAGGCGCCACGGGCTAGTCCAAGATCTAAACGGCCGTTTGTCATGACATCGACCAACCCAGCTTCGCCAGCCGCTTTAATTGGGTGCCAGAATGGGGCAATTAACGTGCCTGTACCTAAGCGAATGGTGCTGGTTTTATTAGCTAGGTAAGCAATATTCACTAATGGGTTCGGCGCAATGGTAAAGCCCATTGCATGGTGTTCACCAATCCATGCGGTTTCGAAACCGCCTGCTTCTGCCATTTGTACCAACTCAGTCATTTCGTTAAACAACTGGGTATCGCTGATCTCGTTGTCGTAACGCTCCATATGCAAGAACAATGAAAATTTCATCTTTCTAATCCTTCATGGGTAAGCAATTGCCAACTAGGCAATGGGGGTATGACCAAATTGAATTAAATAGGGGTGCGCGCTAGTTGTTGCACAGTGCCTTGGCTGGCATCACCCACATAAACACCAAACGCATCTTCGCTTCGCTCTTTCACATAGCGTTTTAGCATCATGGCAACTGCTTCATCCTTGATCAGAGACCAATCAATTGCTTGGAATGGGATGAGTACTAAGTTGCCATCTGACGGTAGGTCAGAAATCAGGCGACCACGGTAGTAAATATTGCTAGCCCCATTTGCCCGTGCGTCATCAAATACCGCAAACAGAAAATCTAATTGAGAGGTCAAGTTGAGCGATTTCAGTAACCCTAACAGGCTAGATTTTTCTGTTTCTGGCTGTAATTTGTTGCCAGCAGGCAGGGTCAAGTTACCATCGTCATTTTTAATCATTACAATTGAATGATGTTGCTCAAGAATAGCCCCTACTCTTGCGCTGGCTGACGCTAATGCATCTTGTGACAAACTAAATGAAACGTAGGCACCTTTGCAGTAACCAAGTGGATTGACGGGCTGGTGATCAAAATCGACTACTTCGCCAATTAAAATTATATGGTCACCCGCATCGACTACTTGGTGAGTTTTACAGTCAAACCATGCGGCTGAATCAGAAACAATGGGTGCGCCGGTGGTTGCTTCGTGCCAAGCAGCTTGGGCAAACTTATCCGGTGCTTTCGAGGCGAAAATGCTGGAAACGTTTTTCTGGTTTTCCGCCAAAATGCTGACAGAGAAAATATCTGCCTCAGAGAAAATAGGGTAACTAGAGGCTGTTTTGCCAATGCATACCAGTAAAAGTGCTGGTGATAGCGAAACAGATGTAAATGAATTGGCGGTAAAGCCGCGTGGCGTGCCGTCTGGTTGACGAGTACAGACCACGGTCACACCGGTGACAAATGAACCGAGTGCTTTACGAAATTCCATTGGATCAATTGTTTTTTCTGACATGTGCTTCTCTCCTTTGGCACTTCCAGATGCAAACTAACCGCGAACGAATGTTAATTCAGTGCTTTTTCTAAAAAATCGTTCAGTGCCGTATTGGTTTCTGATGGTGAAGTGATTCCCATCATGTGTTTTGCGTTCTTTATTACGTGGCAAACCCCGTTTGGGCTGGCATTTGCCATGTTTTGCGACATTTCTGGCGAAGAATTTGGATCGAACTCTCCGGTCAAGAAAAGAGTAGGCATGGTCAATTTCTCAAACTTGCCTTCATGCGTCCGATCAGATGTCGCAAATAATTGGTAGGTTCTGGCATAGCCAACCGGATTCACCGTGGTTAGAAAATGCCGAACCAAAGCTTCTTCATGCTTTAGATGCGCTGGAACGGGGTCCCCAAACCAGCGTGCGATAGTGGCCGTGAGGCTAGCTGGCGAACCTGGGTCCGCTAATTCCTTTGCCCGATTTTCTACCGCTTGTCTTTGCGCTACACTTCGGCAATAGACCGCATTCATCGGTACTAAGCGTATGACGC contains:
- a CDS encoding LLM class flavin-dependent oxidoreductase yields the protein MKFSLFLHMERYDNEISDTQLFNEMTELVQMAEAGGFETAWIGEHHAMGFTIAPNPLVNIAYLANKTSTIRLGTGTLIAPFWHPIKAAGEAGLVDVMTNGRLDLGLARGAYGFEYERLFPGLDAMSAGARLREMIPALQGLFAGDYAHDGEFWQFPTSTAVPRPIQQPYPPIWVAARDPNSHQYAVSNGCNVQVTSLASGDEEVKSLMEKFRTACEMNPDVPRPQIMMLMHTFVGETEEEIQEGALNVSKFYCYFAKWFKNVQPIEQGVIQALTDEEMAEYPQYAPELMRKNTVIGTPAEVIARLKSYEAMGYDQYSYWIDCHMTFEQKKQSLQRFIDQVVPAFA
- a CDS encoding flavin reductase family protein; this translates as MSEKTIDPMEFRKALGSFVTGVTVVCTRQPDGTPRGFTANSFTSVSLSPALLLVCIGKTASSYPIFSEADIFSVSILAENQKNVSSIFASKAPDKFAQAAWHEATTGAPIVSDSAAWFDCKTHQVVDAGDHIILIGEVVDFDHQPVNPLGYCKGAYVSFSLSQDALASASARVGAILEQHHSIVMIKNDDGNLTLPAGNKLQPETEKSSLLGLLKSLNLTSQLDFLFAVFDDARANGASNIYYRGRLISDLPSDGNLVLIPFQAIDWSLIKDEAVAMMLKRYVKERSEDAFGVYVGDASQGTVQQLARTPI
- a CDS encoding alpha/beta fold hydrolase, which translates into the protein MPEVTMGTTRDAQLSNGTSYVSAGQGECIIFIHGVGMGKEVWQPQIEFFSRHYRVVCYDMLGHGGSELPPDEAILEDYAVQLARLMDDLGIKKANIVGHSMGALVSLEFALTWPERVIRLVPMNAVYCRSVAQRQAVENRAKELADPGSPASLTATIARWFGDPVPAHLKHEEALVRHFLTTVNPVGYARTYQLFATSDRTHEGKFEKLTMPTLFLTGEFDPNSSPEMSQNMANASPNGVCHVIKNAKHMMGITSPSETNTALNDFLEKALN